From Leptotrichia sp. OH3620_COT-345, one genomic window encodes:
- a CDS encoding Panacea domain-containing protein, with protein MITALNIANNFLERAFAENISISPMKMQKLIYILYKEYLRRTGRALFSERFEAWQYGPVLPNVYSEFKGYKSGAIKNFALDADNSITKVKMVPGSDFFNVFNEVWHEYAGYSGVELSRFTHQEHGAWERAINDNTFILKDENIREEESYV; from the coding sequence ATGATAACAGCACTGAATATAGCTAATAATTTTCTTGAAAGAGCTTTTGCTGAAAATATTTCAATTTCTCCAATGAAGATGCAGAAGTTAATTTATATTTTATACAAAGAATATTTAAGAAGAACTGGTAGAGCTCTTTTTTCTGAAAGATTTGAAGCTTGGCAATATGGACCTGTATTACCAAATGTATATAGTGAATTTAAAGGATATAAATCAGGAGCTATAAAAAATTTTGCATTAGATGCAGATAATAGTATTACAAAGGTCAAAATGGTTCCAGGAAGTGATTTTTTTAATGTTTTTAATGAAGTATGGCATGAGTACGCTGGATACTCTGGAGTAGAGTTATCAAGATTTACTCATCAAGAACATGGAGCTTGGGAGAGAGCTATCAATGACAATACTTTTATTTTAAAAGATGAAAACATAAGAGAAGAGGAATCTTATGTTTAA